A region from the Hippoglossus hippoglossus isolate fHipHip1 chromosome 18, fHipHip1.pri, whole genome shotgun sequence genome encodes:
- the cskmt gene encoding citrate synthase-lysine N-methyltransferase CSKMT, mitochondrial, whose translation MFKSLTLLSRVRAAAACVRHHSSLTAELMENMDKKATWDRFYAENNSRTPTFKNFEWFFGFEAVRDFIMPLLQHKSDPDALLRVLDVGCGTSALGPCIYRHSPVPVQVTCADISPVAVRLMKEHVEAKAIQPHSVSSQLEFVELDCTHLLKHLGSGSVDLIIDKGTIDALLRSKEGKGKAGLVLRQCLKVLRGSGSLLQFSDEDPDARLLWLEMEAQEPGTMAADVGMQEVGELRGMYYYCYQVTPRCITQQ comes from the exons ATGTTCAAATCTTTGACGCTGTTGAGCAGAGTGAGAGCTGCTGCCGCCTGTGTGCGGCACCACTCTTCTCTCACAG CTGAACTGATGGAAAACATGGATAAGAAAGCAACCTGGGACCGTTTCTACGCTGAGAACAACAGTCGGACACCCACCTTCAAAAACTTTGAGTGGTTCTTTGGCTTTGAGGCTGTGCGGGACTTCATTATGCCCCTCTTGCAGCACAAGAGTGATCCGGATGCTCTGCTCCGTGTCCTGGATGTGGGCTGTGGCACCTCAGCACTTGGGCCTTGTATTTACAGACACTCTCCTGTGCCGGTGCAGGTCACCTGTGCTGACATATCGCCCGTAGCTGTACGACTCATGAAGGAGCACGTTGAAGCGAAAGCAATTCAACCTCATAGTGTTTCTTCTCAGCTTGAGTTTGTGGAGCTGGACTGCACACATCTTCTCAAGCACCTTGGTTCTGGCAGCGTGGACCTGATCATCGACAAGGGCACCATAGACGCCTTGTTGAGGTCTAAGGAGGGGAAGGGGAAGGCCGGCCTGGTGCTGAGGCAGTGTTTGAAGGTGCTGCGGGGCTCGGGGTCTCTGCTCCAGTTCTCTGATGAGGACCCTGATGCCAGGCTGCTGTGGCTGGAGATGGAGGCCCAGGAGCCGGGGACGATGGCAGCAGATGTTGGCATGCAGGAGGTTGGAGAATTAAGGGGAATGTATTATTACTGCTACCAAGTGACTCCTCGCTGTATTACACAGCAGTAA